One stretch of Harmonia axyridis chromosome 1, icHarAxyr1.1, whole genome shotgun sequence DNA includes these proteins:
- the LOC123672183 gene encoding sperm motility kinase-like, which yields MLRSVAVVPSNPSDEESTPERITRISGPFRKIRTLGEGGFGKVFEVEHGDIRFALKVAPKDEVSMTELRMLKAMRHPNVVRLLVDYVTDERLYLGVELMEGDLLELVQRRGPLPEGECCDMLGQAFAGLAACHAQRILHRDIKPDNCLLRGRRVCIADFGLACRLNQRFPTTSRRAGTPPFWAPEVLKRLPFGLPSDVWAMGVTALYMATGKLPFMTPNGEKKVMNLIGHYRGEEMLEVPEGLRSSLVELLRVDPAHRPSAAWGEMTFRQLAVSATEGSKEMASSERPSKFEAIKVGESFVEAFERQPKGGWTPRFRQRLLRFRPPGVRGRLHPKFVFPNGRTKRIWVPQE from the coding sequence ATGTTGCGATCAGTGGCGGTCGTACCCTCCAACCCCTCTGATGAAGAGTCCACTCCGGAGAGAATAACCAGGATCTCCGGACCATTCCGGAAGATCCGTACCCTCGGCGAGGGAGGTTTTGGAAAAGTGTTCGAGGTCGAACACGGAGATATAAGATTTGCCCTGAAGGTGGCCCCGAAAGACGAGGTGTCCATGACGGAGCTGAGGATGCTGAAAGCCATGAGACACCCAAACGTGGTCCGCCTATTGGTGGATTACGTAACCGACGAACGGCTCTATCTTGGGGTCGAGCTGATGGAGGGAGACCTGTTGGAACTGGTCCAACGACGGGGACCTCTGCCGGAGGGGGAGTGTTGTGATATGTTGGGGCAGGCTTTCGCTGGGCTGGCGGCCTGCCATGCTCAGCGTATCCTGCACCGGGATATAAAACCGGACAATTGTCTCCTCCGGGGTCGGCGGGTCTGCATCGCTGATTTCGGGCTCGCCTGCCGACTTAATCAGAGGTTCCCGACCACGTCGCGGCGAGCTGGTACTCCCCCATTTTGGGCACCGGAGGTCCTGAAAAGGTTGCCATTCGGACTCCCCTCGGATGTGTGGGCCATGGGAGTGACGGCCTTATACATGGCAACCGGGAAGCTACCCTTCATGACGCCGAATGGGGAAAAGAAGGTCATGAACTTGATAGGACACTACCGCGGGGAGGAGATGCTCGAGGTGCCAGAGGGATTACGCAGCAGCCTGGTGGAACTTCTGAGGGTTGATCCAGCGCATCGCCCTTCCGCTGCATGGGGCGAGATGACCTTCAGGCAGCTGGCCGTGTCAGCCACAGAGGGGTCCAAAGAGATGGCCTCATCTGAAAGACCGTCAAAATTTGAGGCCATAAAGGTGGGAGAGAGCTTTGTAGAAGCCTTTGAGAGGCAACCAAAGGGTGGTTGGACTCCCCGATTCAGGCAGAGGCTGCTGCGGTTTCGCCCTCCAGGAGTGCGGGGTAGACTCCACCCTAAGTTCGTGTTTCCGAATGGGAGGACGAAGCGAATTTGGGTTCCCCAGGAGTAA
- the LOC123671113 gene encoding (Lyso)-N-acylphosphatidylethanolamine lipase-like isoform X3, whose translation MLRTLEKKIFSILKVPYRGWFVDIGPVVGPADKVWTISLNTESKKTPLVLLHGLGAGVGLWCLNLDAFAATRPVYAFDLLGFGRSSRPTFSTDSLEAEQQLVDSLEEWRKEMKLDQFIFLGHSLGGFLATSYAIRYPDKVKHLILADPWGFPERPQDLRDLPLWVRALSTVLTPFNPLSGIRAAGPIGPWFINVIRPDITKKYAGAIDESLIPNYIYQCNSQAPSGESAYHCMMSGFGWAKNPMVNRIDQLREDVPITLLYGSRSWVDHSATSVFKQKRFHSHFKLKVVPGAGHHVYADKPELFNNIVLECCAYADGDSTQLAIEDKPEDEVVSPTKYVFTSFHSDTDKHHG comes from the exons ATGTTAAGAactttagagaaaaaaatattttcaa TTTTGAAAGTGCCTTATAGAGGTTGGTTTGTGGATATAGGCCCAGTAGTAGGACCTGCAGATAAAGTATGGACCATTTCACTGAATACAGaatcaaaaaaaacaccccttgtGTTATTGCATGGATTAGGAGCTGGTGTCGGTTTATGGTGCCTTAATTTAGATGCCTTTGCTGCTACAAGACCGGTATATGCCTTTGATCTATTAG GTTTTGGGAGAAGCAGTAGGCCTACTTTTAGTACAGACAGTTTAGAAGCTGAGCAGCAACTAGTTGACTCTCTAGAAGAATGGAGAAAGGAAATGAAATTAGaccaatttatttttttgggtcATAGTTTGGGTGGTTTCTTGGCAACATCATATGCGATTAGATATCCAGACAAAGTCAAACATCTAATTCTTGCAGATCCTTGGGGTTTTCCTGAAAGACCCCAGGATTTACGAGATTTGCCTTTATGGGTTCGGGCATTATCAACTGTATTAACACCATTCAATCCCTTATCTGGCATCAGAGCAGCTGGTCCCATAG gACCATGGTTCATCAATGTTATTCGTCCCGATATAACCAAGAAATATGCAGGAGCCATTGATgaatcccttataccaaactATATTTATCAGTGCAATTCTCAGGCACCTag TGGAGAAAGTGCGTATCATTGTATGATGTCTGGATTTGGGTGGGCCAAAAATCCAATGGTAAATAGAATTGATCAACTGAGAGAAGATGTTCCTATCACATTGTTATATGGCTCAAGGTCATGGGTAGATCATTCTGCTACCAGTGTTTTTAAACAAAAAAGATTTCATTCTCACTTTAAACTGAAGGTGGTTCCTGGTGCTGGCCATCATGTATATGCAGATAAACCagaattattcaataatattgtTCTGGAATGTTGTGCATATGCTGATGGAGATAGTACACAATTAGCAATAGAAGACAAACCCGAGGATGAGGTAGTTTCTCCTACTAAATATGTGTTTACATCATTCCACAGTGATACAGACAAACATCATGGATAA
- the LOC123671113 gene encoding (Lyso)-N-acylphosphatidylethanolamine lipase-like isoform X1 produces MANIYFKITFKLFDGIVVKPTKFYCKCAGFVFSLLKPNWFTWNKYSEPMLRTLEKKIFSILKVPYRGWFVDIGPVVGPADKVWTISLNTESKKTPLVLLHGLGAGVGLWCLNLDAFAATRPVYAFDLLGFGRSSRPTFSTDSLEAEQQLVDSLEEWRKEMKLDQFIFLGHSLGGFLATSYAIRYPDKVKHLILADPWGFPERPQDLRDLPLWVRALSTVLTPFNPLSGIRAAGPIGPWFINVIRPDITKKYAGAIDESLIPNYIYQCNSQAPSGESAYHCMMSGFGWAKNPMVNRIDQLREDVPITLLYGSRSWVDHSATSVFKQKRFHSHFKLKVVPGAGHHVYADKPELFNNIVLECCAYADGDSTQLAIEDKPEDEVVSPTKYVFTSFHSDTDKHHG; encoded by the exons ATGgccaatatttatttcaaaattacgtTTAAATTGTTCGATGGTATCGTTGTCAAGCCAACAAAATTTTATTGTAAATGTGCAGGATTTGTATTCAG cTTGTTGAAACCAAATTGGTTTACATGGAATAAGTATTCGGAGCCAATGTTAAGAactttagagaaaaaaatattttcaa TTTTGAAAGTGCCTTATAGAGGTTGGTTTGTGGATATAGGCCCAGTAGTAGGACCTGCAGATAAAGTATGGACCATTTCACTGAATACAGaatcaaaaaaaacaccccttgtGTTATTGCATGGATTAGGAGCTGGTGTCGGTTTATGGTGCCTTAATTTAGATGCCTTTGCTGCTACAAGACCGGTATATGCCTTTGATCTATTAG GTTTTGGGAGAAGCAGTAGGCCTACTTTTAGTACAGACAGTTTAGAAGCTGAGCAGCAACTAGTTGACTCTCTAGAAGAATGGAGAAAGGAAATGAAATTAGaccaatttatttttttgggtcATAGTTTGGGTGGTTTCTTGGCAACATCATATGCGATTAGATATCCAGACAAAGTCAAACATCTAATTCTTGCAGATCCTTGGGGTTTTCCTGAAAGACCCCAGGATTTACGAGATTTGCCTTTATGGGTTCGGGCATTATCAACTGTATTAACACCATTCAATCCCTTATCTGGCATCAGAGCAGCTGGTCCCATAG gACCATGGTTCATCAATGTTATTCGTCCCGATATAACCAAGAAATATGCAGGAGCCATTGATgaatcccttataccaaactATATTTATCAGTGCAATTCTCAGGCACCTag TGGAGAAAGTGCGTATCATTGTATGATGTCTGGATTTGGGTGGGCCAAAAATCCAATGGTAAATAGAATTGATCAACTGAGAGAAGATGTTCCTATCACATTGTTATATGGCTCAAGGTCATGGGTAGATCATTCTGCTACCAGTGTTTTTAAACAAAAAAGATTTCATTCTCACTTTAAACTGAAGGTGGTTCCTGGTGCTGGCCATCATGTATATGCAGATAAACCagaattattcaataatattgtTCTGGAATGTTGTGCATATGCTGATGGAGATAGTACACAATTAGCAATAGAAGACAAACCCGAGGATGAGGTAGTTTCTCCTACTAAATATGTGTTTACATCATTCCACAGTGATACAGACAAACATCATGGATAA
- the LOC123671113 gene encoding (Lyso)-N-acylphosphatidylethanolamine lipase-like isoform X2 — MDSSNEENVVAETGLLKPNWFTWNKYSEPMLRTLEKKIFSILKVPYRGWFVDIGPVVGPADKVWTISLNTESKKTPLVLLHGLGAGVGLWCLNLDAFAATRPVYAFDLLGFGRSSRPTFSTDSLEAEQQLVDSLEEWRKEMKLDQFIFLGHSLGGFLATSYAIRYPDKVKHLILADPWGFPERPQDLRDLPLWVRALSTVLTPFNPLSGIRAAGPIGPWFINVIRPDITKKYAGAIDESLIPNYIYQCNSQAPSGESAYHCMMSGFGWAKNPMVNRIDQLREDVPITLLYGSRSWVDHSATSVFKQKRFHSHFKLKVVPGAGHHVYADKPELFNNIVLECCAYADGDSTQLAIEDKPEDEVVSPTKYVFTSFHSDTDKHHG, encoded by the exons cTTGTTGAAACCAAATTGGTTTACATGGAATAAGTATTCGGAGCCAATGTTAAGAactttagagaaaaaaatattttcaa TTTTGAAAGTGCCTTATAGAGGTTGGTTTGTGGATATAGGCCCAGTAGTAGGACCTGCAGATAAAGTATGGACCATTTCACTGAATACAGaatcaaaaaaaacaccccttgtGTTATTGCATGGATTAGGAGCTGGTGTCGGTTTATGGTGCCTTAATTTAGATGCCTTTGCTGCTACAAGACCGGTATATGCCTTTGATCTATTAG GTTTTGGGAGAAGCAGTAGGCCTACTTTTAGTACAGACAGTTTAGAAGCTGAGCAGCAACTAGTTGACTCTCTAGAAGAATGGAGAAAGGAAATGAAATTAGaccaatttatttttttgggtcATAGTTTGGGTGGTTTCTTGGCAACATCATATGCGATTAGATATCCAGACAAAGTCAAACATCTAATTCTTGCAGATCCTTGGGGTTTTCCTGAAAGACCCCAGGATTTACGAGATTTGCCTTTATGGGTTCGGGCATTATCAACTGTATTAACACCATTCAATCCCTTATCTGGCATCAGAGCAGCTGGTCCCATAG gACCATGGTTCATCAATGTTATTCGTCCCGATATAACCAAGAAATATGCAGGAGCCATTGATgaatcccttataccaaactATATTTATCAGTGCAATTCTCAGGCACCTag TGGAGAAAGTGCGTATCATTGTATGATGTCTGGATTTGGGTGGGCCAAAAATCCAATGGTAAATAGAATTGATCAACTGAGAGAAGATGTTCCTATCACATTGTTATATGGCTCAAGGTCATGGGTAGATCATTCTGCTACCAGTGTTTTTAAACAAAAAAGATTTCATTCTCACTTTAAACTGAAGGTGGTTCCTGGTGCTGGCCATCATGTATATGCAGATAAACCagaattattcaataatattgtTCTGGAATGTTGTGCATATGCTGATGGAGATAGTACACAATTAGCAATAGAAGACAAACCCGAGGATGAGGTAGTTTCTCCTACTAAATATGTGTTTACATCATTCCACAGTGATACAGACAAACATCATGGATAA